Proteins co-encoded in one Sulfurovum xiamenensis genomic window:
- a CDS encoding molybdopterin oxidoreductase family protein: MTKKADNNCEIIDSVCAYCGVGCDIAAEVDTKENKIKKIFAHPDGATSEGKLCIKGTHGYDFVDAKERLRTPRIRKSFLEKNPEIKEAISSSLTDLDDTWYETDLDAATTAGAMKLKDIQSQYGEKSVCSLGGARTSCESAYYFQKFTRYTLNSPHVDNCARVCHSPSLKGMRLTIGEGAASNPFDDIYKTEFMIVMGSNTTEAHPIVGNRMIKAAQKGTPIACFDVREIKLHKFSKYKAVTPHEANLLVLNMLAYTIITEELYHKDFIKNRTKNFEHFKENILNDPYANPEFFREVEGYEYLADMLPEIAREYATKKSLILWGLGITEHVDGSYAVMAIVHLALMTGNIGKDGAGVMPLRGQTNVQGACDMGMLPYYAPDYTAPKEVGLMTPQLVDGMLDGTIKGVLNIGEDLTHIHPNINKITKAFENLELIFVQELFMTDIAERADIVVGVKSAYEKTGIYINAMRKVHLSTPLVHSDLPDDWEVIKLLDEKMGGEFGFETSEDIWNDVRKTATNRFSGASYEMLRANEKQGISWPITEEGGTPVLHREDFRTKDGIGAFRYHGYKLSGMIEEILNKALKGYHLTTGRIMAHYNNSAQTKYTENLMKKHTEDILLVHESDSADFPTERVILKTEYGQTNPLKVKFTDKVRPKTLYTTFHHVDSKLNKIFGDKSDELIMTAAFKSIQVDIIPVSA, encoded by the coding sequence ATGACAAAAAAAGCTGATAACAATTGTGAAATAATAGACAGTGTTTGTGCGTATTGTGGTGTGGGTTGTGATATTGCAGCTGAGGTTGACACAAAAGAGAATAAAATCAAGAAGATTTTTGCACATCCGGATGGCGCTACATCTGAAGGAAAACTTTGTATTAAAGGGACACATGGATATGACTTTGTTGATGCAAAAGAGAGATTAAGAACGCCACGTATCCGCAAAAGCTTTTTAGAGAAGAACCCTGAGATTAAAGAAGCGATTTCCAGTTCGCTTACTGATCTTGATGATACCTGGTATGAGACTGATCTGGATGCTGCTACCACTGCAGGGGCAATGAAGCTCAAAGATATTCAATCACAATATGGTGAAAAATCTGTCTGTTCGCTTGGAGGGGCTAGAACTTCATGCGAATCAGCTTACTATTTCCAAAAGTTCACGCGTTATACACTGAACTCTCCACACGTAGACAACTGTGCCAGAGTCTGTCACTCTCCATCACTCAAGGGAATGAGACTGACCATCGGTGAGGGGGCTGCAAGTAACCCGTTTGATGATATTTACAAAACAGAATTTATGATCGTAATGGGTTCCAATACGACTGAAGCACACCCGATTGTCGGTAACCGTATGATCAAAGCGGCACAAAAGGGTACACCTATCGCATGTTTTGATGTACGTGAGATCAAATTGCATAAATTCTCAAAATATAAAGCAGTCACACCACATGAAGCGAATCTGCTTGTACTCAATATGTTGGCATATACGATCATCACTGAAGAGCTGTACCATAAAGATTTTATCAAGAACAGAACAAAGAACTTTGAACACTTTAAAGAGAACATTTTAAATGATCCTTATGCGAATCCTGAATTTTTCAGAGAAGTGGAAGGGTATGAGTATCTGGCAGATATGCTCCCGGAGATCGCCCGTGAGTATGCAACGAAGAAATCTCTTATTTTATGGGGACTTGGGATCACTGAACATGTCGATGGCTCTTACGCGGTCATGGCTATCGTCCATTTGGCACTGATGACCGGGAACATCGGTAAAGATGGTGCGGGTGTAATGCCTTTAAGAGGTCAAACGAACGTACAAGGTGCCTGTGATATGGGTATGCTTCCTTACTATGCACCGGACTACACTGCACCAAAAGAGGTGGGACTTATGACACCTCAGTTGGTGGATGGCATGCTTGACGGAACCATTAAAGGTGTGTTGAATATCGGTGAAGATCTCACGCATATTCATCCGAATATCAATAAGATCACAAAAGCATTTGAAAACCTCGAGCTTATCTTTGTACAAGAGCTGTTCATGACAGATATTGCAGAACGTGCAGACATCGTAGTGGGTGTTAAATCAGCCTATGAAAAAACAGGTATCTATATCAATGCCATGAGAAAAGTCCACCTCTCAACGCCACTGGTACACTCTGATCTTCCGGATGACTGGGAAGTGATCAAACTTCTTGATGAGAAAATGGGAGGGGAGTTCGGTTTTGAAACCTCTGAAGATATCTGGAATGATGTGAGAAAAACTGCAACAAATAGATTCAGTGGTGCCTCTTATGAGATGCTTAGAGCCAATGAAAAGCAGGGAATTTCCTGGCCGATCACTGAAGAGGGTGGTACACCGGTACTGCATAGAGAAGATTTTAGAACCAAAGATGGTATCGGAGCATTCAGATACCATGGGTATAAACTCTCAGGGATGATCGAAGAGATTCTAAATAAAGCACTTAAGGGCTACCACTTGACGACTGGAAGAATCATGGCCCACTATAATAACTCCGCGCAAACCAAATATACAGAGAACCTCATGAAAAAACATACAGAGGATATTCTTTTAGTACATGAAAGCGATAGTGCAGATTTCCCAACGGAGAGGGTGATCCTCAAAACCGAGTATGGTCAAACAAATCCATTAAAGGTAAAATTCACAGATAAAGTACGTCCTAAAACACTCTATACCACGTTTCACCATGTGGATTCAAAACTCAATAAGATTTTCGGTGATAAGAGTGATGAACTGATCATGACAGCTGCATTTAAATCGATTCAGGTCGACATTATTCCTGTAAGTGCGTAG
- a CDS encoding GNAT family N-acetyltransferase: MDLYIDIDRVGFIDYKIKDEFLKKIYINQISIDAYYQKSGLGTYLINCLKKEFNTITLLSISKSLNIFYEKNNFEEDLFKTKQKNTTNYVWTK; the protein is encoded by the coding sequence TTGGATTTATATATAGATATCGATAGAGTTGGATTTATAGACTATAAGATAAAAGACGAATTTTTAAAAAAGATTTATATAAATCAAATATCAATAGATGCATATTATCAGAAGAGTGGTTTGGGGACATATTTAATAAACTGTTTAAAAAAAGAATTTAATACTATAACATTGCTATCAATTAGCAAAAGTTTGAATATATTTTATGAAAAAAATAATTTTGAAGAAGATTTATTTAAAACAAAACAAAAGAATACTACAAATTATGTGTGGACCAAATAG
- a CDS encoding penicillin-insensitive murein endopeptidase, with the protein MKYLVYIVLFYSSYAPALESICYGSTSNGRLENGVQLPSKGNNFVSYSKTAEILGRTYVHSKVKEIILASYKSLETEMPTKVYKYAETGFKEGGKFSPHKTHQNGLSVDFMVPVVNNKGKSEHLPTHIFNKFGYAIEFDKKGHYKAYSIDYEAMGAHIVSLHKSVKERGAKIWRVIFDPELQPYLFRTKYGKYLKTHINFSKKRSWVRHDEHYHVDFIVKCLK; encoded by the coding sequence ATGAAATATTTAGTATATATAGTTTTATTTTATAGTTCATATGCACCGGCTTTAGAAAGTATATGCTATGGCAGTACATCAAATGGTAGACTGGAAAATGGCGTACAACTTCCAAGTAAAGGGAATAACTTCGTAAGTTACAGTAAAACAGCAGAGATATTAGGCAGAACATATGTGCATTCAAAAGTAAAGGAGATTATATTAGCCTCATATAAATCTCTAGAAACAGAAATGCCTACAAAAGTTTATAAATATGCCGAAACAGGTTTTAAAGAAGGAGGTAAATTCTCTCCTCATAAAACACATCAAAATGGTTTATCAGTAGACTTCATGGTTCCTGTAGTGAACAATAAAGGTAAATCAGAACATCTGCCTACACACATATTCAATAAGTTTGGATATGCCATAGAGTTTGATAAAAAAGGTCACTACAAAGCGTACAGTATTGATTATGAAGCTATGGGAGCACATATTGTTAGCCTACATAAAAGTGTAAAAGAGAGAGGTGCAAAGATATGGAGAGTAATCTTTGATCCGGAACTACAACCTTACCTTTTTCGAACCAAATATGGAAAATATCTTAAAACACATATCAATTTCTCCAAGAAAAGATCTTGGGTAAGGCATGATGAACATTATCATGTTGATTTTATAGTGAAATGTCTTAAGTAG
- a CDS encoding DUF2569 domain-containing protein — protein sequence MKDKDNLKGLGGWLILVGIGVVVAPIRLIYEYGPMYYSIFTDGSFEVLTTPGTEAYNSLWGPLLIGEALGNTFLVLASIYLVYLFFTKHYLFPKIYIAIILFSLVFITLDAWVGSLVITDEPMFDPATTKEFTRSLVGAVIWIPYMLVSKRVKATFIEHKPEKIL from the coding sequence ATGAAAGATAAAGATAATTTAAAAGGCTTGGGTGGATGGTTGATACTGGTTGGTATTGGGGTTGTAGTTGCCCCCATCAGATTAATATATGAATACGGTCCAATGTACTATTCTATCTTTACAGATGGATCATTTGAGGTATTGACAACTCCGGGTACAGAAGCTTACAATTCACTCTGGGGTCCACTACTGATCGGTGAAGCACTTGGTAATACATTTTTAGTGCTTGCATCTATCTATCTTGTTTATCTATTTTTTACTAAACATTATCTATTCCCTAAGATTTATATTGCCATTATTCTATTCTCTCTTGTCTTTATCACTTTGGATGCATGGGTCGGTTCACTTGTTATTACGGATGAACCTATGTTTGATCCAGCAACAACTAAAGAGTTCACACGAAGTTTAGTAGGAGCAGTAATATGGATTCCGTATATGCTTGTTTCTAAAAGAGTAAAAGCAACATTCATCGAGCATAAGCCTGAAAAAATACTTTGA
- a CDS encoding DUF2167 domain-containing protein, with product MKYFGVIFTFIMLFSNQLMAENETNLTAEQEQEQYITEANKILDSLNPQQGEIKLPNGVATLQVPENFYYLSPEDTETVLVKIWGNPPGGEKTLGMIFPTGVTPYDNTAWGVTVEYVEDGYVSDEDADKINYDELLSDMKESTANASQERIKQGYDAISLIGWAAKPYYDEKTHKLHWAKEIKFGSQEINTLNYNIRVLGRKGVLVLNFIAGMDQLDMINSKIDTVLKIADFNEGSRYADFNPDIDTVAAYGIGALVAGKVAAKVGILATILLFLKKLWIFLLIGAGAFVKKLFSRKKNDEIIEETVVNENIDKDDTEIKQ from the coding sequence ATGAAGTATTTTGGAGTAATTTTTACATTCATTATGTTGTTTTCAAATCAACTGATGGCTGAAAATGAGACAAATTTAACGGCAGAGCAAGAGCAAGAGCAATATATTACTGAAGCTAACAAAATTTTGGATTCACTGAATCCTCAACAAGGTGAGATAAAATTACCTAATGGTGTGGCAACACTACAAGTGCCAGAAAACTTTTATTATCTTAGTCCGGAAGATACAGAAACTGTGTTGGTAAAAATATGGGGGAACCCTCCTGGAGGAGAAAAAACACTGGGTATGATTTTCCCTACCGGGGTAACACCGTATGACAATACCGCTTGGGGTGTGACAGTTGAATATGTGGAAGATGGTTATGTCTCTGATGAGGATGCCGATAAAATAAATTATGATGAACTTCTCTCTGACATGAAAGAGAGTACTGCTAATGCGAGTCAAGAACGTATAAAACAAGGGTATGATGCCATTAGCTTGATTGGATGGGCTGCTAAACCATACTACGATGAAAAAACACATAAGCTGCATTGGGCGAAAGAGATCAAGTTCGGTTCACAAGAGATCAATACGCTCAATTACAATATTCGAGTGTTAGGACGAAAAGGTGTTTTGGTCTTAAACTTTATTGCAGGTATGGATCAGTTGGATATGATAAATTCTAAAATTGATACAGTCTTGAAAATAGCAGACTTCAATGAGGGTTCACGCTATGCAGATTTCAACCCTGATATCGATACGGTCGCAGCATATGGAATTGGTGCATTAGTTGCTGGTAAGGTTGCAGCAAAGGTCGGTATTTTAGCAACAATATTACTGTTTTTGAAAAAATTATGGATTTTCCTTCTTATCGGTGCTGGTGCTTTTGTGAAGAAACTCTTTAGTCGTAAGAAAAATGATGAAATTATAGAAGAAACAGTAGTAAATGAGAATATAGATAAAGATGATACTGAGATTAAACAATAA
- a CDS encoding YraN family protein, giving the protein MTREDPKKFGNQSETLATRFLEQKGFMILERNYFARKLGEIDIIASCNDSLHFIDVKSGKTEFDPVYNVTPSKLRKIINSAHYYMKTKNIDSAFSIDALIIRYDEVEFIENVTL; this is encoded by the coding sequence ATGACAAGAGAAGACCCTAAAAAATTCGGTAATCAGAGCGAGACCTTGGCCACACGTTTTTTAGAACAGAAAGGTTTCATGATCTTGGAGCGTAATTATTTCGCAAGAAAACTTGGTGAGATAGATATCATCGCCAGTTGTAATGATAGCTTGCATTTTATAGACGTGAAGAGCGGAAAAACAGAGTTTGATCCTGTCTATAATGTGACACCTTCTAAACTCCGAAAGATCATCAACTCTGCACATTACTATATGAAAACAAAAAACATTGACAGTGCATTTAGTATCGATGCACTGATCATTCGGTATGATGAGGTAGAATTTATAGAGAATGTTACGCTATAA
- a CDS encoding phytanoyl-CoA dioxygenase family protein: MRLSDVQLQQFHQNGFIVLRNFLPQEKCDAILDVAKAHLEHKIEPIETEIGYDERSKEYRTEVVDYSSGSNETHMIVRRLRQVYERDILFKEWMEDVDIRPVLQQILDDRVVITTAHHNSIMTKMPHYSRATAWHQDRRYWRYSDNNLVSVWLALDDEYSENGVLEFIPGSHLMQFKPEQFDVKEYFREDTQENAELIAKKVSTPLKKGDVIIFHSLLLHRANKNSTDQAKISFVYTVKGERTMAIEGSRSSQYPEIMLEEVE; this comes from the coding sequence ATGAGACTCTCCGATGTGCAGCTTCAACAATTTCATCAAAATGGTTTTATTGTCTTACGAAATTTTTTACCCCAAGAAAAATGTGACGCGATACTGGATGTCGCCAAAGCACATTTAGAACATAAAATTGAACCGATTGAAACAGAGATAGGGTATGATGAGAGATCCAAAGAGTATCGTACCGAGGTGGTGGATTACAGCAGTGGATCCAATGAAACGCATATGATCGTCCGCAGGTTACGGCAGGTGTATGAGAGAGATATTCTTTTCAAAGAGTGGATGGAAGATGTCGATATCCGTCCTGTTTTACAGCAGATACTGGATGACAGAGTGGTCATCACGACCGCCCATCATAACTCTATCATGACAAAAATGCCTCATTACAGCAGAGCAACAGCTTGGCATCAGGACAGAAGGTATTGGCGTTATTCAGATAATAATCTGGTGAGTGTATGGCTGGCTTTGGATGATGAGTACAGTGAGAATGGTGTGCTTGAATTCATACCTGGAAGCCATTTGATGCAATTCAAGCCTGAACAGTTTGATGTAAAAGAGTATTTTAGGGAAGATACGCAAGAGAATGCCGAACTGATAGCGAAAAAAGTCTCTACCCCACTCAAAAAAGGCGATGTGATCATCTTCCATTCTTTACTGCTGCATAGAGCCAATAAGAACAGTACAGATCAAGCTAAAATATCATTTGTCTATACGGTCAAAGGGGAGAGGACGATGGCCATAGAAGGATCACGTTCTTCCCAATATCCAGAGATCATGTTGGAAGAAGTTGAATAA
- the trxA gene encoding thioredoxin: protein MGKYVDLTAENFDATIAEGVTMVDFWAPWCGPCRMIAPVIEELAEDFEGKATICKVNTDEQQDIAVKYGIRSIPAILFFKDGELVDQMVGAASKDAFAEKLNAQL from the coding sequence ATGGGAAAATATGTAGATTTAACAGCTGAAAATTTTGATGCGACTATCGCTGAAGGTGTAACAATGGTAGATTTTTGGGCTCCATGGTGTGGACCTTGTAGAATGATCGCTCCAGTGATCGAAGAGCTTGCAGAAGATTTTGAAGGGAAAGCGACTATCTGTAAAGTGAATACAGACGAGCAGCAAGATATCGCAGTAAAATATGGTATCAGATCTATTCCAGCGATCCTTTTCTTTAAAGACGGTGAATTGGTAGACCAAATGGTAGGTGCAGCTTCTAAAGACGCATTCGCTGAAAAACTTAACGCACAACTCTAA
- the trxB gene encoding thioredoxin-disulfide reductase: MLDCAIIGGGPAGLTAGLYTTRGGLKNVTLFETGMPGGQITQSSEIENYPGFFEHDKTGMDFMDTWQKQCFHFGLRHEMKKVERVAKTGEHFTVTLEGGESVEALTVIVCTGSTPKRAGIKGEDEYFGKGVSTCATCDGFFYKDKPVTVLGGGDTALEEAFYLSNICSDVYVVHRRDTFRAAPATIDRAMRKENIHFVTNAVIDEIVGDAMGVTGVNIKHNDGTMTHMDNTGLFVFVGHNVNNEVLKDQNGDFICEMNQRGQVIVDLCMRTSVEGLYAAGDIRIEAPKQVVSAAGDGSVAALQVISYIQEQQ, from the coding sequence ATGTTAGACTGCGCAATCATCGGTGGCGGTCCAGCTGGACTTACAGCAGGATTATATACGACACGTGGTGGGCTTAAAAATGTTACACTGTTTGAGACGGGTATGCCTGGCGGGCAGATCACACAGAGTTCTGAGATAGAGAACTACCCCGGATTCTTTGAACATGATAAAACAGGTATGGACTTCATGGATACCTGGCAAAAGCAGTGTTTCCACTTTGGTCTTAGACATGAGATGAAAAAAGTAGAGCGTGTGGCAAAAACAGGTGAACACTTTACTGTGACACTTGAAGGTGGAGAGAGTGTTGAAGCACTGACCGTGATCGTCTGTACAGGTTCTACACCGAAAAGAGCTGGTATTAAAGGGGAAGATGAATACTTTGGAAAAGGTGTAAGCACCTGTGCTACGTGTGACGGATTCTTTTATAAAGACAAACCCGTTACCGTACTTGGTGGGGGTGATACCGCACTTGAGGAAGCATTTTACCTTTCCAATATCTGTTCGGATGTTTATGTGGTACATCGAAGAGATACATTCAGAGCGGCACCCGCAACTATAGACAGAGCGATGAGAAAAGAGAATATACATTTTGTTACCAACGCTGTGATCGATGAAATAGTTGGAGACGCAATGGGTGTGACGGGTGTCAATATCAAACACAATGACGGTACAATGACACATATGGATAATACCGGACTTTTTGTGTTTGTAGGACACAATGTAAACAACGAAGTCCTTAAAGATCAAAACGGTGATTTTATCTGTGAGATGAATCAGCGAGGGCAAGTGATCGTAGATCTATGTATGAGAACATCGGTCGAAGGGCTTTATGCGGCAGGAGATATACGTATAGAAGCACCAAAACAAGTAGTTTCAGCAGCAGGTGACGGTTCAGTGGCCGCACTTCAAGTAATTTCATATATTCAGGAGCAACAATAG
- the dapB gene encoding 4-hydroxy-tetrahydrodipicolinate reductase yields MAKIGIVGSTGRMGEHLIKNILENEALELSVLHVFGELTRDVPSDVLVTNSMKAVLENCDVVIDFSAPEATQELCEEALKNPTPLVIATTGFTAHQQNLLKEASKEMPVLYASNMSAGIALLKQLVEQVAATLEDFDIEIVEQHHRHKVDAPSGTALTLGEFAAKGRGLDLDAVRVSGRDGQIGARSKDEIAVMALRGGDIVGRHTVGFYNDGEFLELNHTATSRETFSKGAIRAATWLVNQKSGLYSINDCLGI; encoded by the coding sequence ATGGCAAAGATCGGAATAGTAGGCAGTACAGGTAGAATGGGTGAGCACCTGATTAAAAATATTTTAGAAAATGAAGCATTGGAACTGAGTGTATTACATGTATTTGGTGAACTAACAAGAGATGTTCCGTCTGATGTATTGGTCACCAACAGTATGAAAGCTGTGCTTGAAAATTGTGATGTAGTGATTGACTTTTCCGCACCTGAAGCAACACAGGAACTTTGTGAAGAGGCTTTGAAAAATCCTACACCATTGGTGATTGCAACCACAGGATTCACTGCACATCAGCAAAATCTCCTCAAAGAAGCTTCAAAAGAAATGCCGGTCCTTTATGCTTCAAATATGTCAGCAGGGATTGCTTTGCTTAAACAATTGGTCGAGCAGGTAGCAGCGACACTGGAAGATTTTGATATCGAAATCGTGGAACAGCACCATAGACATAAAGTGGATGCACCAAGTGGTACTGCTTTAACATTGGGTGAGTTTGCTGCAAAAGGAAGAGGCTTGGATCTTGATGCTGTACGGGTATCAGGAAGAGATGGTCAGATCGGAGCAAGATCTAAAGATGAGATCGCTGTGATGGCACTCCGCGGAGGAGATATCGTAGGTCGACATACGGTTGGTTTTTACAATGATGGTGAGTTTTTAGAACTCAACCATACAGCCACCAGTAGAGAGACTTTTTCAAAAGGTGCGATCCGTGCAGCAACATGGCTCGTAAATCAAAAGAGTGGTCTTTACTCTATAAATGATTGTTTAGGAATTTAA